A stretch of DNA from Oryza brachyantha chromosome 4, ObraRS2, whole genome shotgun sequence:
TTTCGGACACCTGACTGTACCACCTACAGGGCGCAGTGAAGTTCGTACATGATTTCCAAACTGTTCTTCCATTTGTCTCTCCCACGCCGATATATCTCTAGGCGCGAAGAGCTGGCATTCACTGCAATGGGCAGAGAGCTCGTCAAACCATACACGCATTAATATAACCCAGCCGAAGATCATGGAcaccttcctttcttttctggaAAAAAGGATACTAGCCCTTTAGAAGTTACAGTTGATGACCTACCTGAAATGATCATAACCCTTTATGGCCTTGCCACAGCGGAAGCAAAAGAACTGACCACAGTTGCCGCAGACCATTTTGTTGCACCCTTCAGTTTTGCTGATGGCCATTCGGCACTTTGGACATAATCGAACGTCGCTGTACAATGCTTTGATGCTCAGCATTTCCTGTGCCATCTCTCTCTCAGACATCCTTCCTGACGCCTgcaaacatgaaaagaaagTCAGCATTTTGCAACTCATTGAATAACTCTGCAGCACAGAGGTGCCAAAAGCGTATACTGtgtaatatatagaaagaacAATTTTACATTCTTTGAGTAGGTactaagaggtaccaaaatttatataaaaaaagtgatATTTCctcaaggactgtaaaattaatcatatagaAAAGATGAGTACTCATTATATCATTTTGGAGATTGCTCACAAGGTACTCATTATATGAAGGATTTACTGATGAACCACCAGATATGTTTATTGGAGATTAACAGATCACTAGGTACAAGAATGAGAATCAATTGATAATGTAGAAAACACCTCAGTGCATATATTGCATTTTGTACCTGACGGCGCTGGAGCTTTTCCTCTGGAGTCAGGCACTGCTTACTAGGATGGCATGGCTCCTTACAAAACgagcagaagaaaaaagaacattttGGACATTGCGCATTGTTATCCTCATCTTCCAAGCAACCGATCACACATCTTGGACAGTAAACCACGTCTGACATTGAGTCCAATGCTTTCtgggcttgtttagttctcaaattttttttccaaaaacatcatatcgaaactttggacacctaaataaagtattaaatatagatgaaccaaaaaactaattgcacagttatagaagaaatcttgagatgaatcttttgagcctaattagttcatgattagccataagtgctacagtaaccaacatgtgctaatgacggattaattaggctcaaaagattcgtctcgcggtttctaggctagtcgtgaaatttgttttttcattcgtgtccgaaaacctcttccgacatccgatcaaatatttgacgtgacacttctcccaaaaattttctcaatctaaacaccacctaagccTGTCCCAGCGTTCAAATTCATCTTCCATAAGAAGCCTCTTCAACACATAGGGTGGAATTGAAGCATTACACTTGGTATCAGGGCATACCAACTGAAAAACGCTACCTTCCTTGACATGCATCCTGCATAAGGTCCCCAAGCACTTCACACAAAAGAGGTGTTGGCAAGGAAGCCTGATAAAGTTTGAACCTGATTGTTCCAAAATTTAAGTCAGTTAACAGGggaaaaatttagatttgagcACGTTTGATTTCCTatgaaaaaacttagaaaGAAACAAGCTAAATAACAGGTTCATTGGGCCATAGTAGCACATAATTTTCAGCCAGTTAATTCTTTACAACTATGGCACAGAATCAACAAATGAAAGGCATGGAATGGACCCCGCATACAATAGGTCATATTTTCCAACTTACAAGCAATGCCcaatataaagttataaacCATAAATTTTAACGGAATTTTGGTTCATACGATTGCAATGTGAAAAGGATGGAATTTTTTAGGAGCTCACCTTTGCTCTGGTTAAGGCATATCATGCACATGTGGAGATCCTCAAGAAAAGCTTGATAGAGCTTCTTGCTACTGTAGCTGAGCATGGAAGGAATTACAGACTCCAAGGATAGACTTCTTGAGATTGCACGGCAATCCACTTTGTGCATTGGGATATCTGGACCTAAAGTAATTTTGCCATCAAACCAAAGATATGACCGAGAAGAATTTCTTAGCCACTCCACCCACTGGTATACCACTTCCTGCCCTGGCAACTCTGCCCAAAGGGTGTCAAGCATCTCACAGAGTTGCGAAACATTAGGCCCATCCATCCACTTAACAGTGATAGTAAAATATGGGGGGTCTTTGCTAGGATAGGTCAGTGGAAGCAAGCATGTCAAAACCAAAGGAGGCAAGTACTCAAAATTGCAGGAGTAAGAAAATTCATCTGGTTCATCACCATGCTCTTCTATTCCATCACTACATCTTCCATCTTTTGGATTGCTATTAGCTGAAGAGAGCTTAGCACACACTTCAGTGCCTTCATTCAAATTATAGTGTATGTAAATCTGGAACACAGAAGGCAAaccatcaaacaaaaatatacccACCAAGAACATCAGAGAAAACGGCTGTGATGGCTCACACAAGTAACCTCGAAATAGTGGAGCCCCCCTTTCTTTCCAAATAAAGCCAGATCATCGCCATATATCGCCTCCAAAGCCATC
This window harbors:
- the LOC102701257 gene encoding E3 ubiquitin-protein ligase RNF14-like; amino-acid sequence: MMALEAIYGDDLALFGKKGGLHYFEIYIHYNLNEGTEVCAKLSSANSNPKDGRCSDGIEEHGDEPDEFSYSCNFEYLPPLVLTCLLPLTYPSKDPPYFTITVKWMDGPNVSQLCEMLDTLWAELPGQEVVYQWVEWLRNSSRSYLWFDGKITLGPDIPMHKVDCRAISRSLSLESVIPSMLSYSSKKLYQAFLEDLHMCMICLNQSKGSNFIRLPCQHLFCVKCLGTLCRMHVKEGSVFQLVCPDTKCNASIPPYVLKRLLMEDEFERWDRLRWSQKALDSMSDVVYCPRCVIGCLEDEDNNAQCPKCSFFFCSFCKEPCHPSKQCLTPEEKLQRRQASGRMSEREMAQEMLSIKALYSDVRLCPKCRMAISKTEGCNKMVCGNCGQFFCFRCGKAIKGYDHFSECQLFAPRDISAWERQMEEQFGNHVRTSLRPVGGTVRCPKCRERNFKDDEKYIFCWACRANYCTLCRREVQDKRGHFGSPECVGLEDF